One stretch of Macaca nemestrina isolate mMacNem1 chromosome 17, mMacNem.hap1, whole genome shotgun sequence DNA includes these proteins:
- the LOC139359369 gene encoding keratin-associated protein 1-1-like, protein MACCQTSFCGFPSCSTSGTCGSSCCQPSCCETSCCQPRCCETSCCQPSCCQTSFCGFPSFSTSGTCGSSCCQPSCCETSCCQPSCCETSCCQPSCCQTSSCGTSYGIGGGIGYGQEGSSGAVSTRIRWCRPDCRVEGTYLPPCCVVSCTPPSCCQLHHAEASCCRPSYCGQSCCRPVCCCYSCEPTC, encoded by the coding sequence atggCCTGCTGTCAGACCAGCTTCTGTGGATTTCCCAGCTGCTCCACCAGTGGGACCTGTGGCTCCAGCTGCTGCCAGCCAAGCTGCTGTGAGACCAGCTGCTGCCAGCCACGCTGCTGTGAGACCAGCTGCTGCCAGCCAAGCTGCTGCCAGACCAGCTTCTGTGGGTTTCCCAGCTTCTCAACCAGTGGGACTTGTGGCTCCAGCTGCTGCCAGCCAAGCTGCTGTGAAACTAGCTGCTGCCAGCCAAGCTGCTGTGAGACCAGCTGCTGCCAGCCAAGCTGCTGCCAGACCAGCTCCTGCGGAACCAGCTATGGCATTGGTGGTGGCATCGGCTATGGCCAGGAAGGCAGCAGTGGAGCTGTGAGCACCCGTATCAGGTGGTGCCGCCCAGACTGCCGCGTGGAGGGCACCTACCTGCCCCCCTGCTGTGTGGTGAGCTGCACACCCCCATCCTGCTGCCAGCTGCACCACGCCGAGGCCTCCTGCTGCCGCCCGTCCTACTGTGGACAGTCCTGCTGCCGCCCAGTCTGCTGCTGCTACTCCTGTGAGCCCACTTGTTGA
- the LOC105472183 gene encoding keratin-associated protein 2-1, with the protein MTGSCCGSTFSSLSCGGGCCQPCCYRDPCCCRPVTCQTTVCRPVTCVPRCTRPICEPCRRPVCCDPCSLQEGCCRPITCCPTSCTAVVCRPCCWATTCCQPVSVQSPCCRPPCGQPTPCSTTCRTFSC; encoded by the coding sequence atgaccggctcCTGCTGCGGCTCCACCTTCTCCTCCCTGAGCTGCGGGGGAGGCTGCTGCCAGCCCTGCTGCTACCGCGACCCCTGCTGCTGCCGCCCCGTGACCTGCCAGACCACCGTGTGCCGCCCGGTGACCTGCGTGCCCCGCTGCACGCGTCCCATCTGCGAGCCCTGCCGCCGCCCGGTGTGCTGCGACCCCTGCTCCCTGCAGGAAGGCTGCTGCCGCCCCATCACCTGCTGCCCCACGTCGTGCACGGCTGTGGTCTGCAGGCCCTGCTGCTGGGCCACCACCTGCTGCCAGCCTGTGTCTGTGCAGTCCCCCTGCTGCCGGCCCCCCTGCGGCCAGCCGACGCCTTGCAGCACCACCTGCAGGACCTTCTCCTGCTGA
- the LOC105472193 gene encoding keratin-associated protein 1-1, which yields MACCQTSFCGFPSCSTSRTCGSSCCQPSCCETSCCQPRCCETSCCQPSCCQTSFCGFPSFSTSGTCGSSCCQPSCCETSCCQPSCCQTSSCGTSYGIGGGIGYGQEGSSGAVSTRIRWCRPDCRVEGTYLPPCCVVSCTPPSCCQLHHAEASCCRPSYCGQSCCRPVCCCYSCEPSC from the coding sequence ATGGCCTGCTGTCAGACCAGCTTCTGTGGATTTCCCAGCTGCTCCACCAGTAGGACCTGCGGCTCCAGCTGCTGCCAGCCAAGCTGCTGTGAGACCAGCTGCTGCCAGCCACGCTGCTGTGAGACCAGCTGCTGCCAGCCAAGCTGCTGCCAGACCAGCTTCTGCGGATTTCCCAGCTTCTCAACCAGTGGGACCTGTGGCTCCAGCTGCTGCCAGCCAAGCTGCTGTGAGACCAGCTGCTGCCAGCCAAGCTGCTGCCAGACCAGCTCCTGCGGAACCAGCTATGGCATTGGTGGTGGCATCGGCTATGGCCAGGAAGGCAGCAGTGGAGCTGTGAGCACCCGTATCAGGTGGTGCCGCCCAGACTGCCGTGTGGAGGGCACCTACCTGCCCCCCTGCTGCGTGGTGAGCTGCACACCCCCATCCTGCTGCCAGCTGCACCACGCCGAGGCCTCCTGCTGCCGCCCATCCTACTGTGGACAGTCCTGCTGCCGCCCAGTCTGCTGTTGCTACTCCTGTGAGCCCAGCTGCTAA
- the LOC105472185 gene encoding keratin-associated protein 2-1-like, translating into MTGSCCGSTFSSLSYGGGCCQPCCYRDPCCCRPVTYQTTVCRPVTCVPRCTRPICEPCRRPVCCDPCCLQEGCCRPITCCPTSCTAVVCRPCCWATTCCQPVSVQSPCCRPPCGQPTPCSTTCRTFSC; encoded by the coding sequence ATGACTGGCTCCTGCTGCGGCTCCACCTTCTCCTCCCTGAGCTACGGGGGAGGCTGCTGCCAGCCCTGCTGCTACCGCGACCCCTGCTGCTGCCGCCCCGTGACCTACCAGACCACCGTGTGCCGCCCCGTGACCTGCGTGCCCCGCTGCACGCGTCCCATCTGCGAGCCCTGCCGCCGCCCGGTGTGCTGCGACCCCTGCTGCCTGCAGGAAGGCTGCTGCCGCCCCATCACCTGCTGCCCCACGTCGTGCACGGCTGTGGTCTGCAGGCCCTGCTGCTGGGCCACCACCTGCTGCCAGCCTGTGTCTGTGCAGTCCCCCTGCTGCCGGCCCCCCTGCGGCCAGCCGACGCCTTGCAGCACCACCTGCAGGACCTTCTCCTGCTGA
- the LOC105472184 gene encoding keratin-associated protein 2-1-like, with protein MTGSCCGSTFSSLSYGEGCCQPCCYRDPCCCRPVTYQTTVCRPVTCVPRCTRPICEPCRRPVCCDPCSLQEGCCRPITCCPTSCTAVVCRPCCWATTCCQPVSVQSPCCRPPCGQPTPCSTTCRTFSC; from the coding sequence atgactggctccTGCTGCGGCTCCACCTTCTCCTCCCTGAGCTACGGGGAAGGCTGCTGCCAGCCCTGCTGCTACCGCGACCCCTGCTGCTGCCGCCCCGTGACCTACCAGACCACCGTGTGCCGCCCCGTGACCTGCGTGCCCCGCTGCACGCGTCCCATCTGCGAGCCCTGCCGCCGCCCGGTGTGCTGCGACCCCTGCTCCCTGCAGGAAGGCTGCTGCCGCCCCATCACCTGCTGCCCCACGTCGTGCACGGCTGTGGTCTGCAGGCCCTGCTGCTGGGCCACCACCTGCTGCCAGCCTGTGTCTGTGCAGTCCCCCTGCTGCCGGCCCCCCTGCGGCCAGCCGACGCCTTGCAGCACCACCTGCAGGACCTTCTCCTGCTGA